The DNA region ACACTCCTTAAGTGACGATTATGCTGGCTACCAAGACAGCACTCACTGATGCCTTCATTTCAGAGCAGAggtatgaaatatttattgtagGAAATTTTATGTGCCCTAGACAGTGGGCATCTTACAGCTATGTGTTTTCTGGCCATATCCTTCTGTTGCCATGATACAGACATTCATGGTATTTCTTGAAGTGCTTGGCTTCCCAGGAGAATCATTAACACACTCACAGcaacataatatttttattacaaaagatTTCCTCAGCAAACTGCTGTCTGACATCTCTATCTATTAAACATGGAAACAGCAAACAAACCCATTTAATGTTATAGGTTATTTAGGGTCTCAGCTGGTGATTCTGGTAAGTACAActattttccttctccccatccaTTCACttccttgacttttttttccaaccaaAGCCCAAACAAGTTACagatcagaagcagcagctcccagccccactgctcaGTGCACCAGGTCCTGCAAGAAGGGCTGACCATTGCATTACCCATACAGGGCACTCCCACATTTGTTAAATTCCAGATGCTCCTCATGCATCAAGTTTTGCTACCTGGCTTTTAACAGTCTCATGAGTGAAGAGTTTAAGAGCACACTCACCCTAAAGTCATATTAAATGCTTTGTGttaacaaaataaacatttgctcCTCCCCTGTTTTCAGCTGATGCCAGAGGAGATGCTCACACTCATGCAGTCACCAagatccaaaaaaaaaaaaacaaaaccaaaaccaaaaaaggaaaaaattctaaaCAGACCTGCTGTGCTTCTTCAGTGATGATTCTCAGACATTAGATGCACTTGTGCTGGAAACAATGACATAATGCAACATGTTGTTGCCAGAGCGAGTCTATACGTTGGATTTGGGGGCAGAATTGAGGGGTATTTCTCTGAGTTCTATCCTCATGCAGAGGTACTCCCCGATTGCAGCCATCAGTGCAGTGCACACAATATGCACCAGCCACCAAGTCAGGGTCGAGGGAAAGTGCGAGTTATAAACCCAGCAGCCCAGAAGATGGAAGAAGTGAACTGTGACTGTGAAATCCAGGCACTGCTTTCCTCGGCGGATGAAGTACAGCAAGCCCAGAGcactgcaaaataaagacagagaTTAATAACAAACTGCTCTGTGCTTATGGAAAAGGAGATACAGCAAGAGCTATCAGCAGTTGTCAGTGCTCCTTATTTAgctgttttaaaacttcttgAATGTTTTAATGATAGGTTGTTTCTgacctctctcccagctgctgcagcaagacTTATATGcttactgttttttaattatatgatGGCAGGGAAATGAGCTTTTAGTGTGGAGAGCTAGGTAggaatttttaaactttctccCCCAGTAATCTTTGCCCAGTGGCAGGGACAAAATACACTCTTGTTTATAGATCAGTGTTTGCTGAGATCCATTAATTCTAACTTTCAGTAAAATCTCTCACAGAAGCAAATCTCATTCCCagctgggaaactgaggcagtgCAGTGAAATGACTCATCCAGGATCTAGCAAGTCAGGAGTCAGCAGTTCCCAACTGCCCTCAGCAGACATACTCAACCAGGCACAGGGCTTTTGGGAGGTGTTTTGAGAGGCAGTAGGTCACGCTGAATTCTCTTAAAGTTTAATGTTAAGAAAGAACCGAGACACAGGTGCTCCAGCTAGTTGCTGACTTACCAGGTGAGTGCATTGAGGATGAAAGCCATCATGGAGAGCCTCCCAGGCGGGGTTGAGAAGCCTAAAATCTACATGGGACTATTAGTAGGAAACCACAGCACAAATCACAGCCCACAGCACGTAATCTCATCCTGTGGACCAGCTGCATTGTCGCTGCCCTGTGCTGATTATGATCCGTAAGAGGAGCCTGAGCAATTACCGCAGTCCTTCTAAGAAGTCTGTCCCTCTGCCTGGGGGTACCTATAGAAAAGGGACAAGTCTATTTCTATACTGAGGGGCACCACCTAAACAGGGTATGGATTGTGTGTGTCTCCATACAGGGGTCACCTGTGGGGGAGGACAGTTGTCTTTATACTGGGGGTACCCATACAGGGTGTCTGTCTCTATACTGGGGGGTGGCACCTATACAGCAAGGTACTGTCTCTATACGGGGGGTACCACCTATTCAAAGGGAGGGGTCTACCTCCATATTAGGGGCACCTACACAGACAGCAGGTCTGTCTTTATATTGGGAGGCAGCTAcatggggggaggggggggaatgTCTGTCTCTATACCGGGGTGCTACCTATGGTGGGGGGCTGTCTCTAATACCGAGGAATGCCTACACGAGGAGCAGGGTCTGTCTCGCCGCAGGGGAGCCCCCGAGCAAAGCCTCCCCGCCACAGGGGCCTGTGCCCACggcggctccccgggggcccGGGCGGGCCTGCGCCCTCACCTCGTCGCTGAAGACCTGGTGAAGGGAGGGCCCGGTCCTGCCCAGGGTGCCGAGGAGGGCGAGCCAGAGCCCGAGCGAGCTGTAGTAGCCCGCCTGCAGCAACACCATCTGCGCCACGATCAGTGCCGGGTCCCACACGTAGCTGCGGAACTGGGCCGCCATCGCTCgctcgcccgcccgcccgccacAGCGCGCCGGAAGTGGCGTCCACGGCCACGCGGCAGCGCCCCCTGGCGCGGCGGAGGGCCCGGCGCTGCCTCCCAGgatcccagggctgccccctCGCCCTGACCCTCGCCCTCTGACCTCGTGCCGGCCGCGACACGCCGGGCGGCGGCACCGGCCCCGTGGCAGGGGGTCACCAGGGTGGGGCCGCCGCTGCCTTCCGCCGCCGCTGCGAGGCAGGTAAGCGCCCGACGCCGGGCCGCAGGTCGGCCCCGGGGAGCTGAGCCCGCCGGTTAACGCGGCCCGGCTCCGTGCAGGGCCGGTGGTAGCCCTTGGCAGGCCTTGCTGTGAGTGCTTGGGCCTTCGGCAGGGGCTGAGGCATCGCCCTCGAGCACCTTGAGTGCAGACCGGACAGCCTGCGGAGGGTAGCGATCTTCCTGGGAGGTCTCACCACTTACTTCATTTATTGTATGGGAAAAGTTTGTCGGCGGTGGGTTTGCACTGTGCGCTGTCTGCCCGGTGATCAGCACCCGACTCTTTCTTATGCTGTTGTGCTTTGGGCTTTCCCTGTCTCCTGCAGCACGGGGCTGATCTGGGGTTGTTTCAGTGGATTCAATAATTTGGCTGAAGAGCCCTTGCTATAAAGACACAGATCCCAAACACAGACAAAATTATTGTCCTGGGATATTTCCTTTCATCTCTAGGCCAATTCCTGCAGGCACCAAGACTGGCAGTAGCTGCTACCCAGCTGTACTTATTTTAGCTTTAGGGCACAGGGCATCAAGATGTTGTTATGAGTCCTAGTATGCCCTGGCAAGACCTTTTCATTACAGGGCTGGTCCTGTGTAGAGCTTGGCTTCTTCTGGGaggtttcttcttttatgtGGTGGTTTGTTCTTTTCATGCTTCATGAAATGGCCAGGTGCCAGAGTCCCTCGTGCTCAGCTGTATACCCTCTGTCATCTGCTCTTGGCTGCTGGGGTTCATTTAGTGACCTCAATAAGCTGTCCTGGTTGCTTAGCTTGGGATGTGAGAATTGTCACTAACTGAATAGTAAAAGCCCCAAGGCTGTGTGGGATAGCGGAGCATTTTGGAGATAAGTTCTTCactggaaaaaggagaggaggcaCCTCCGGGCTGCTCTGGTGGACGGGGGAGTTGTCACAGAGCTCTTGTTAcctggaaaagagaggagaaggaggaggacaaaAGGGGAACCCAGGTTTTATGGGAGGTGGTAGACTTACATCAGTTGTGGGTGTGGAATATTTCTAGCTATGGGAACTCAGATTATGATCTCTGACATTCTCTTGTGACGTTTTTTCCATGTGCCCGTATGGGAAGTTCCCTGTGCAGctttgctgtgtgttttccCTTCTTCGTTCTGTGGATGTCACTGCGCTGAGGCAGGTTTGACagattttcctcccttttcccagACCTGCCGCTCCTAGAAAGGATTGTGCAAGGCAGAGACGGCATGCAGCGGATGTGGGCCACTGCTGCTGAGTTCTGCCTTGGGCCTTCAGAGACTATATCTCTGCAGAAGCTTACCAGCCTTCGCCAGTGCAGAAACAAACGTGGGAAAATACCGGCCCTCTCAGGGCTGTCTGCTGCCAGCATGTTGCTGAGCATAAATTGTGAGACTCAACACTTCCTCTGTTAACTCTTGGTAGaaattgctttcctttcctgaaagCTGCTGTCCTTGGCTCTCTGAGACATGCAAGCCACCACTTAGGTATTAATTTGCACTTCCCTCTTTCATTTTCAAGCTTTATAGGACTGACTTTATCCTTTGCCAGCAAAAATTGTGGTTGTTTAGTCATAGCTGGCTAAAACTCCAAGCTCGTTTAACAGAAGCCCTGGTAGGACTGTTGGTATAATTGCTGGGTGTCTTTCCACAGCCAAAGTCATCAGCAACAATATTTCTTGATGTATCCAATAGTCCCTGGGATCACAAGATATGAGCTGGTGTTTTGGGAGGTGCTGACTCCAATTCCTTCCAAATTTGAGACTCCTCCCTGCTTGGTTGCTGCCCTGCAATTGAAGGcatcagcacagcagcagtCATGTCAGAGGTGTGAGTTGAGGCTCCCTTCTGCCTTGTGCGGGCAGCACACTAGCACGGATGCAGTAAAGCACCGTGGCACAAAGACGTTTGTGCTCCAAGTCAGCTGCAGCCCGGTTAGTGAATTCATTTCCTGGCTGATTCTGAGATGGCATGTTGCATGGTCATGTCTGCTCATCTGTGCTCTCGAATtcagctctccctcctctctaGGCTGCTCCAGCTGAAGTGACCATGTCCTTCTCCTGGAAGAGACGGTGTTCTTCCCACAGGGAGCCTCACCCCACATCCCTGCTCTGTGGGAAAGGTTTAAAGGGGacctgaaaagcaaacattttttggGAAATAAGTggcattttcagttttttgttttcttcctctttagtTCAAATGAAATTCAGAGATGGCTATGGAGGAAAGATGTgttaaaggggaaaaggatGTCGAAACACAGAGATTATGCTTTCTAGGGTGCCATACTAGGTGCTGCTTGCCTGGCTTCTGgttaaaatgtccttttttaaCCAGCTGACTGTTTTGTGCATGACACCTGCATGGTGATGAAGAGCAGCAGGTGGAAGAGGAAGTGGTGACATGCCCAGGACATAGCAGATGCCCTGAGAATGTACCCAGATCACATGCAACTATCGTGGTCACTTCTTTATCAGGAGCGTGGAAAAAGAATTCCCTGTTTAGCCAGGGATTCTTTCCATAAGAAACGGCTGTATAGGATGGtattgtttttcctcctcaggaATCATTGCCTAAAACAGGAAGCTGTTTATTTAGGTGATCCATATTTTACCAGCTGATGTACAAAGGGCAGTGCTATCTGAACTGACCTTTGCTGGGGTTCGTTTCCCTCTTGCCAGGCAGGTAGGATTTGTGCTAAGGTGGCCTTTGCCAAGGTGGCACAGTAAGGCTAAGATTATACATTTCCAGAATAACTCAGTGTTAAGTAGCTCAAAATGCAGGATGAGAGTTTTCAGTTGCTCCTCTTCCTCTACCCATGCAGTGTGCAGATGTGTTTTTCCAAAGAGGTCAGCATACTGAACAGACTTTGGGAGTCGAGATTCTTGTTAAAACTCTACTTAAGGTTTCTTAGTGCTTAAGAATCCTGCTCtaagttcattttaaaatctgcctGTAGGAACTGCACTGACCTTGGCTGAAGAATCTCTTTTCCTGGCCAGTGCAGTAGCATTGATGATCTCAAACTGTCTAACAGGGCTCTGCCTGTAGTCTTGTCAAGATTATCTAGACATTTCTTTGTGTCacataaaaatgtgatttcccTCACTCTCCAAGTGCGTTGTATTTGGATGCTCCATTCCACTTCCAGGATGTTTGTGTCATGTGTTGGGAACTGGcaggtgtttatttttattttcaacgCAAGGGTTAGGTAACTGTTCACTGTTGAACACTGAGTTAGGAACGATGGTGGCCAGCCTACATTATTTCTCTGCCAACTGCAATTTATAAATGGAGAAGGGAACTGACATACCTTGAACGTGAGAATTCATTGCCCAGAACAAATGTGTGGCTtaatgtgtgttttatttttcttctgcttctctcaCTTGTAGTGATGTTTCATTTCATGTTCAAAAGTACATTTCAGTTAtgcattttttctctctgggcCCATTTGTCCTGGCACTCTTGGTGAATGTCATAATACCCAcaatttttctgcattattcCAGAGAGAGGACAATGTCAACATTTTGGGAGGGGACATTTGAAGGGCAAAATGAAGCAGGCTATGTTATGTCATGGGTTTACAGAACTGTATTACGATTTTTGTGGCTGCATTTCCTCTCATATGAATTCTCTTGAGATGCAGATGTAGAaagtttgtgtgtttgtgtctgcGTGTGAGGGAGGTGGATCTACACAATGcactttgaaaatgtcattgGTAAAATTATGTAAATTTGTTCTCAGGGCTGGAAAATACATTAGGGTCaagtttaattttctcttctgtctccagAAGCGCAAGATTTCTATCAGTTTGCTTGAAGGATTGTGCATGTGGGTGTGACTTTGGACAATGTGCGTGGTCCCTGGGCCAGATAAGCAGACTGGCTCCTCTCCATTCTGTCAAAGCAGAACTTCCCTACAAGGGAAAATGGCGTCTTGTGCCATGCAGGGGGACTTTTTGGTGGAGGGGGTGTGTGTTGAGGGGTATGACAACCACGAGGAGTATGGTGTATTGTGCTTGTTTGAAGAGGAAGTTAACAGGCAAGTTAGCAGTGTTTGTAGCCACAATACAGACAGCTGTTTTTGAAAGCATCTTTGTGGTGGCTGCTTTACCTGGAAAGAGGCGTAGAGGGGTCATGGCCACAGGTACACAAATACAGGTGCCATTTAGAGGGTTAGTGAGGAGTAGAATGCTTCTGACCACCTTGTGCTGTTGAGGCTGTCTCCTGTCTGGCAGATGTTGTCATGGTATGGACCAGTCTTTGCACATTCAACCTAGCCCATgtgctctttttcctctccatcttctgctgcCCACCTCTGCTGGGtgtgcagagctgcagactCACTGGAGCTGGATTCCCCGGCTGCACCAGGAGTGACTTTCATCAGCTCTTCTGTGTGATGAAGCAAGGGTAGTAAGGAAGGGCAGTAATCTAGCCCACAGCACAGATCCCTCCCTCATGTCCTTTGTGGCCTTTGATGCTGAGGTGAACTAGAGGGTTAGTATATTGCTGTCCTGAGCACAGAGGGTCATGTGCTACAGGAAACTCTAccacagcctcctccaggctggTTCCTACCCTTACCTGGATGTATGCTGTCTTGAGatcttattttatgttttttaaactcCAAGCAGAACTCCTTGTCACTTCATATTATGCTAACTGGCTCCACAGCCAGTTCAGGAGATTCTCCTGCTGGCATGGTCCTAAGAAACATTGAGGAGACCTCTTGACCTCAGCTTGCACCCTCTGTACCTATTTCTTCACAAAGGAACAGGCAGTTAGGAAGGTTGCTTCACCTTAGCcatcttttttgtttgaggGTTAGCACGTTAAGGTGGGACAGGGGGAAGGCTACAAGGTCTCTCGGGATAGCTTTATAGTGCTGGAGTGGGCTGAGAAACAGATCTAGCAGAGTTTGCATCTGTACCTGGCAGATGGGATCATGGCACACATGCTTTGTAGTCTGTGCATTGCTTccctgttaaaatattttattctctacaAACTAGAGCCCAAGTTCAAACTGACATGACTGCAGTGTGAACAAGGGACTGATGCAGAGGGCGTACCTGTATTGGTAGTTCAGGTGCACCTTGGGTTGTTAAGGGGCTGAAATGGATGCCTTCAAGCAAATTTTCACGATCAGGCAAAGTTATTaatgagagaagaaaaccagaaatagttAAACtgtgctgttgggttttttcccttctttatcTGTATGGGTTTTTTGCACTTGCCACTTACAGAGAAAAGGGACTGAGCAGCTTCGTTTTCCACCTCCAAAAACCCTGTGATGTAACACCCGGCCTGATAACCGCAGCGATGACATGCTGCAAGTCACAGAAAGTTATTCTTGGTTTTCTGTAAATGTAAGACTGTCACTTGTGGAATGCTGTAAAAGCAGATACTGCGTGCCTGCcccctgcctttccctttctcccctggaggtcatctagtccaactcccaGCTCCGAGCAGGTCCagttagatcaggttgctcagggactTGTCCAGGAAATAAGAGATTCAGTATTAAAGCACTGGGAAAACCATGAAACATTTCAAGGGAATCATGTAGAAGAGTAATTAAAGTTGACATATGGAGGCTGAAGAGAGGCACTGAGTGATTCCAGTTCCTAGTCTCACACATCAGCTATGTACCACGGATCCCACTCCTACCTTAGACCACAGGTGCTGAAACTAAGAGCTTTATATTCTACACATGGAATTAAGAAATGGGGGAAAGGTAACAATCACAGCCACCCCTGCACAGCACAGGGTGGTTTCACTAACAAGTGCTTATGCATTTtgggaaatgcattttaagataGCTGTTATTAACCTAAAAGTAAAGAGATCAGGTCCTAACCTGATGCAAACCAGTGCTTACTAACACCAACTGGCAaactttccccttctccccgcCCCCTtgccccttctccccccaaGTTAGTGACTGTCGCCACGAGGGCTGTAAGGGGGACACAGGCGGTGCAGAGCAGGCTCCGCACCCGCGCAGTAAGAgcccggcccgctcccccccgggTTCCACAGCAGGGCTGAAGTGTTTCGAAAGCAACCTGACAGTGTCCCCAGGTCCTTGTGCCGCCCGGTGCCCGGGCTCCCGCGGCGAGACcggcgccgcccggccggggatACCTATGCCGGTGCGGGGCAGCTCGCAGCCCCCTCGCATCCTGCCGGGGATGGGGAGCGGGGGCCGCGGGCATTCCCGGCGGGGCGGTCGGCAGCGGCGCTCCGCCCCCGCGGGCCTGCGCCGTCCCTATAAAtgcagcggcggcggctggggTCAGCGCCCGCTCCGCCGTCGGCTGTAGAGAACCGCTCAGCCCCGCCTCGGCCAGCCCAGCCATGCCGCTACCCCGCGTCCTGccggtgctcggcgctgccctGCTGCTCGGCCTCCTCCTGCAAGCCGCCACTGCCGAGTCGGTGAGTCCCGCCGGGCCGGAGGAGAGGAAGGGTTCTCCCACCGCCCGCGCACCCCGGTAGGGAAGGATGTTCCTGGTGCCTGGGGTGGGTGACCCAGCTGCTctccgccgcgccgggccgtGGGTCTTTGCATGGCTCTCGGCTGGGGGTGCACTTGCGGGGGGTCCCACTTGCCAGTAGCCTGAGAGATGATGCCACCGCTACCCACCTGGTGATCTGCCCCCGGCCATTTGCCTTTCTccggggaagggggggcaaAATGGGTTAATGGTAACAGGGCAGTTCCCATTCCTTCCTCCGGATCCCCTGCCTCCTTCCTGGCTTGCGTGCTGCCTCCTCCGTTTGATGCCAGAGCAGTGTTGTCCTGGCCCAGTCATGTCCCATGTAGACCTTTTGCTGTGTCACTAGGTGCACCCGCAGTTGTGCCGCTCCTCACGTatctctttctcctccctgtgCACTGGTGAGCCTCGTCTTGCTCTTCTGTAATGAGGGCTGGTGGAATTAGAGCAGTACAGGGTACAAGGGTATGTGAGAGAAATGAACTGCTTTCCATTACAGCTTTGATATCCAACTGCTGGTCATGGACTTAAGTCCTTTAATCCCTCTTTTATTGTGAATGTGTGATGGGTTAGATACGTGCAATACATTACAGTGCCTGGGTAGGCTTTCCAGTCTTACCTGAGTTTGGTTGTGCTGGTACCTGGTGTCTTTCTATGTGTATCAAACCTTCCTCGCTTCCACATGGGAGTGAAAAATGATGCATTACCATGAAGGGTTTAAGAGTCTTTTAATTATATAATGGGGGGAAACAGTTTGGATGCTTTAAGCCAGGCACACGTGGGATCTTTGCAGTGAAGCAGAGGattctgccttccctgctgtATGTGTCCATCTCACTGATAGTGCAGTcggggcagagctgctgagatGAAGGTAACTGCAGGAGATCGGGGGTTCTCAAAGCTAGGTTTAATGAGCCACATTGCTTTGTTCTGAACTGAAGGCTGGGTGGGCAGATCAGAACTGATAAGGCTCTGCTGCTCGGTTGCTCTCTAAGAGGAACATGGGGTTGGGAGATTGCTGGTTGTGGAGTAGAAACACTCCCACAGAGAGCATCTGTAGTAATTGTTGGCTACTCTCTGCTAAGACCAATCAGCCCAAATCCACTTTACTGTAATCTGGTGTCTTTATCCCTGTTATTAAGCGTGTGAATCGTTCGTTTGAGAACTGGCCCAAACTAGTAGGGCAAACCTTTGGGGCAGACAGCATCTGGAAGTTGCATTGATTGTGTTTGGTATGAAATGCAACTTGGTGACCATGGGGAATGGAGTGGTCTGCAAGCATCGGATTTCTGCAAAGACAATAAATTTTGCACAGAGGTATCCTGTAAATCCTTATATAGAACTTGTATGGAGTATTTGTATCATTTAAGCTACCTAAGATGGAGTGTATGCTTGAGAAGTAACACTGGCCTACTATAAAGCCTTATCCAAACAAATTGTTTGGGTTACAGGCTGCTGAGGAGGAGTTGAGGATGATGCACTGTTTGGGAGAGTTCTGCTGGTGCTCCTCccatattatatttttttcaatagcaCTGCCAAAATGTGCAGGGCTGCACAGCATGTGGCACTCTTTTtctgtgcaggcagggtgaAGACAGGTAGCTGTTTCTTAACAAGAACGGGGATTGTAATTCTTGTGCTTATGTAAGAGGATGGATTTTGAGAGTGATTCAGTGCTTGAGAATTTCCCCAGGCCTGtacaaacaaaaatgccttGGCTCCTTTCCCCTTGCATGGCTTTCTGGTGTAGATGGGATTTCTCCGTGTGAAGCAATCTTGGATGTGTAAGAGGGTGGGGAATATTACTGAAGTGCCGAAGTGTGACGTTAGTGCTTAGGCTGTGGGTGGGTTGTGTTACAACAGCCCAGCAGCTTTGTGTGAGTCTGTGTCTTGTtcctgtggggtggggggaggttcAAGCTGAAGCCCGACTTCTCCTGGTGTTCCCTGGTCCTCTCTGGTCAAGTGCTGTAGAAAGCAAAGGTTATGCAGGCAGGGCGCTCCCCTCTGCAGGCAGGGCGCTCCCCTCTGCTTGTGCTGCGTGAGGGTGGGGTTCCTGCAGAAGTCACTTTAGGGGCCTGCACGTGGGGATGGGCAGAAAGCCACCAGCGCAGCCAAGACATGGGATCAGTAGCATTGGTGAAGGACTTGAGGTCTGCCTTGCTTGGGCAGAGTAGCATTGTTGGGCTCGCCTGGTGCTTTTAGCATCTAAAAGCACCCCTGGCAGCACAGGAGGGAAGCAAGGGGTATTCCCCTGCAGCAGAGGtgtctgcctgctgcaggcttGGGCTGTTCCTGTGTATGAGCTGCAAGAGGGCTGGCTCTGAGTACCCTGAGCTCAGCGGCATGGTAGCAGTGCTAACAGGCTGCAAGCTTGTTACAGCAGTCCTACTTTTCTGCCTTGAAGTAAGCAGAAGACGCTTCCATGCAGCACCACATCGTGTGTGTGCATCCCCAGCAGTGTAGACAAGCAGAAATCCAACCCAGAAGCTGCTGACAGAGGATTGCTCAGGGAgaggctttgtgctgtttgtgagCTCTGTTTGCTGGTTTAAAGCAATCATGCTTGGAGGCCTCCTGATTGGCAAAGCTGGTGTCTTGTTGATGATAGCTGTGTTTGGAAAGTAGTGCAGCATTATTAATGTTAAAACCAGTTTGGCTTGTCCTGCTGCCATTGATCCCAGAGGCTTGTTCTTTCTGCACTTTGCCCAGTTTCTCATCTGTCCCTCCCAATCAAATCAAGACGTTGCTATCTGcacattttactttattttacctACTGACTTGGCAAACTCGTGGGGCAGCTGAACATGTAGAGCAAATCCTTCCTTTGCTTCAGCCTCCTTAAAACACAGAACAGCAAAATTAGTGTCTGTGGTGATGTCCCTTAGTCCTGAAGGGAAGGAGCCCATGACTTCTGGTAACCGAACCTAGAGCTGGCTATCGAGATGAAAAGCCTGTAACGTATAGAAAGACATAGTCTTTCTAGCACCTTGTATGTTGTTGAACTGCATGCACAGCTCATGGGGTGGGAGTTCAGGGGTGCACGGTctctctgcagcccagcaccttGTCCATACTAGATGTGGAGGTACTGACATGTGTGGGAGCAGTCACCCCTGCAGTGCTTGGGGCACAGTCAGGGAAACAGCGCTGCTGCCCAATTCTCATCTGTCCTAAGTGCCTGCCAGCTCCCATGCTGGAGAGCACTTTCCTGTGGTTCAATTTCCCAAACAGCTTACGCAAGAGGCAAATCGGGGCTGAACCTGTCACTTTTTCAGACTCACAATACCAGAGACTCATTCACTCTACGAAGTTTGAGGCTGTTAGCCAACATGATTGCTCTCTTTCCTGCCCCTTCTGCTGTTGTCTCCCAAGGCCTTGGCACTTCAAGGTCCTGCAAAGGCCTCTACcgtgaaaatgttttcttctatgTTTCTTCCCCTCTCATCCAACCCTCTGTTAATGGCTTTACTATTGCCTTAAGCT from Pelecanus crispus isolate bPelCri1 chromosome 14, bPelCri1.pri, whole genome shotgun sequence includes:
- the SYS1 gene encoding protein SYS1 homolog, producing the protein MAAQFRSYVWDPALIVAQMVLLQAGYYSSLGLWLALLGTLGRTGPSLHQVFSDEILGFSTPPGRLSMMAFILNALTCALGLLYFIRRGKQCLDFTVTVHFFHLLGCWVYNSHFPSTLTWWLVHIVCTALMAAIGEYLCMRIELREIPLNSAPKSNV